One genomic segment of Rhizobium sp. 11515TR includes these proteins:
- a CDS encoding ABC transporter permease: MLHYGLKRLVIGIGMLIALSVLVFVLLRLTPGDPIDAYIDPSTPLSPAAMADLRERLGLDRPLPLQYVGWLQQALQGNLGYSVKRLDQPVLTLVLSRIGPTVLLMGSALIMAIVAGIAAGVIGAVRRNSVTDISLSVLALAGISSPAFLSALLGLYIFAVRLGCLPSGGMLTPGEDFSIGDLLWHLILPAALLAIAQAALIMRYMRASLLEVLNQDYVRTARAKGVFEFWVIVKHALRNALLPVVTVIGSTIGLAIGGAIFIESVFNWPGMGLLLVDAVTSRDYPVIMGATLVIGACVILVNLLTDLAYAVIDPRIKVS, from the coding sequence ATGCTTCACTATGGTCTCAAGCGTCTGGTAATCGGCATCGGCATGCTCATAGCCTTGAGCGTGCTGGTCTTTGTGTTGCTGCGGCTGACGCCTGGCGATCCGATCGATGCCTATATCGATCCGAGCACGCCCCTGTCTCCCGCAGCCATGGCCGATCTGCGTGAGCGGCTCGGGCTGGATCGGCCGCTGCCGCTGCAATATGTCGGCTGGCTGCAGCAGGCTCTGCAGGGCAATCTCGGTTATTCCGTCAAGCGGCTGGATCAGCCTGTCTTGACGCTCGTGCTGTCCCGCATCGGTCCGACGGTGCTGCTGATGGGCTCGGCCCTGATCATGGCGATCGTCGCCGGCATTGCCGCTGGCGTCATCGGCGCCGTCAGGCGCAATTCGGTCACGGATATCTCGCTCTCCGTGCTGGCGCTCGCCGGCATATCGAGCCCGGCCTTTCTGAGCGCGCTTCTTGGTCTTTATATCTTTGCCGTGCGTCTCGGCTGTCTGCCCTCGGGCGGCATGCTGACGCCCGGCGAGGACTTTTCCATCGGCGACCTGCTTTGGCATCTCATCCTGCCGGCCGCGCTTCTGGCGATCGCGCAAGCCGCGCTCATCATGCGCTATATGCGCGCTTCGCTGCTGGAGGTCCTCAACCAGGATTATGTGCGCACAGCGCGGGCCAAGGGCGTGTTCGAATTCTGGGTGATCGTCAAGCACGCTCTGCGCAATGCGCTCCTGCCTGTCGTAACCGTCATCGGCTCGACCATAGGGCTTGCCATCGGCGGTGCGATCTTCATCGAAAGCGTCTTCAACTGGCCAGGCATGGGCCTGCTGCTCGTCGATGCGGTCACGTCGCGCGACTATCCCGTCATCATGGGGGCGACGCTCGTCATCGGCGCCTGCGTCATCCTCGTCAACCTGCTGACGGATCTCGCCTATGCGGTGATCGATCCGCGCATCAAGGTGAGCTGA
- a CDS encoding FadR/GntR family transcriptional regulator encodes MVGKVIQPLTRAPLLHVSVQESLRSYIADNGLEAGTMLPAEGELAAQLGVSRNSLREGIKALESLGVLETRRGIGIFVKAFSFAPLLDNLAYGLGDALRHMEEVLEIRRTLEVGLIGKTLDMIGPEDLAELRATADRMRAHAERGEPFAEDDQLFHRLLFRCQGNETFVRLIDVFWLAFYKASRFFDLDDVDPMATWSDHEAIVDALESKNLKEVRMRLDRHYEGISQVIANNKKK; translated from the coding sequence ATGGTGGGAAAAGTCATTCAGCCTTTGACGCGCGCACCGTTGCTACATGTCTCCGTGCAGGAGAGCTTGCGCAGCTATATTGCCGATAACGGGCTTGAGGCGGGCACGATGCTGCCGGCGGAGGGGGAGCTCGCGGCGCAATTGGGTGTCAGCCGCAACTCTCTGCGCGAAGGCATAAAGGCGCTGGAATCTCTCGGTGTACTGGAGACGCGCCGCGGCATCGGCATATTCGTCAAGGCATTCTCCTTCGCGCCGCTGCTGGACAATCTCGCCTACGGGCTCGGCGATGCGCTGCGACACATGGAGGAAGTGCTGGAAATCCGCCGCACGCTCGAAGTGGGCCTGATCGGCAAGACGCTCGACATGATCGGGCCGGAGGATCTGGCGGAACTGCGTGCCACAGCCGACCGCATGCGCGCTCACGCCGAACGCGGCGAACCTTTTGCTGAAGACGATCAGCTCTTTCATCGCCTGCTGTTTCGCTGCCAGGGCAACGAGACCTTCGTTCGCCTGATCGATGTCTTCTGGCTCGCCTTCTACAAGGCGTCCCGCTTCTTCGATCTGGACGATGTCGATCCAATGGCCACCTGGAGTGATCATGAGGCGATCGTCGATGCGCTGGAATCCAAAAATCTCAAGGAGGTGCGCATGCGCCTCGACCGCCATTACGAGGGAATTTCGCAGGTGATCGCCAACAATAAGAAGAAATAG
- a CDS encoding ABC transporter substrate-binding protein, with translation MPVLGGLAAPATAATMSGGFDVGPGGFQGNFNPLAATAGLTWLSTYFEPLVSYDEKLQKIVGVLASSYEVSPDQLTYTFKLADAKWHDGKAFTAKDAKFTIDLAANAKTGSIFAARFKLLSSVEMPDDHTLVIKLSAPSASLLDTLAKIMVLPEHALAAVPLDQLAKSTWWSTSPIGTGPFKFVKYVQDQYVELAANPDYRGGKPVLDRLINRYFANPAAAISALRAGEIQFTYVDSNDVPTFKDDKSFKIIEGDSFVVNYLGFNQDSPLWKDLRVRQAVMYAINRDAIIKSLYGGAAKPANCAYVAKQLVPDGIEAYPYDPAKAKQLLDEAGWDKVNGGKPITLLTYYNTPLATNVLAAVQAMLAQVGINVVPRAVDAPTYNGIVLNPNADVSQFQLVYAGLQNGPDPSNINTGLNEKQIPPAGANVVRARMPDLTKALDAAIAETDAGKRDQRYQDVCKVMNKDLPWATMWVANRYGVVSSKVKDFIWTPAPGGGPYIAHPEAWKLSN, from the coding sequence ATGCCCGTCTTGGGTGGCCTAGCCGCACCTGCCACCGCCGCAACCATGTCTGGGGGCTTCGATGTCGGGCCGGGCGGCTTCCAGGGCAACTTCAATCCGCTAGCGGCAACCGCCGGTCTCACCTGGCTCAGCACCTACTTTGAGCCGCTGGTCAGCTACGATGAAAAGCTGCAGAAGATCGTCGGCGTGCTTGCATCCTCCTATGAGGTGAGCCCGGATCAGCTGACCTATACGTTCAAGCTTGCCGATGCCAAGTGGCACGATGGCAAGGCTTTCACGGCCAAGGACGCCAAGTTCACCATCGATCTTGCGGCCAATGCCAAGACCGGCTCGATCTTTGCCGCCCGTTTTAAACTCCTGTCATCCGTCGAGATGCCGGACGATCATACCCTCGTTATCAAACTTTCCGCACCCTCCGCGAGCCTGCTCGATACGCTGGCCAAGATCATGGTGCTGCCTGAGCATGCGCTTGCCGCCGTGCCCCTCGATCAGCTTGCGAAGAGCACTTGGTGGTCGACCTCGCCGATCGGGACGGGGCCATTCAAATTCGTCAAATATGTGCAGGATCAATATGTCGAACTCGCCGCCAATCCCGACTATCGCGGCGGCAAACCCGTTCTCGATCGGCTGATCAACCGCTATTTCGCCAATCCGGCTGCGGCGATCTCGGCGCTGCGGGCAGGCGAGATCCAGTTCACCTATGTCGATTCCAACGATGTGCCGACCTTCAAGGACGACAAGTCCTTCAAGATCATCGAGGGCGATTCCTTCGTCGTCAATTATCTTGGTTTCAACCAGGATTCGCCGCTTTGGAAGGATCTTCGCGTCCGGCAGGCCGTCATGTACGCGATCAATCGCGATGCGATCATCAAGAGCCTCTATGGCGGCGCGGCAAAGCCGGCCAATTGCGCTTATGTCGCCAAACAGCTGGTTCCGGACGGCATCGAAGCCTATCCCTACGATCCGGCCAAGGCCAAGCAATTGCTCGACGAGGCTGGTTGGGACAAGGTCAACGGCGGCAAGCCGATCACCTTGCTGACCTATTACAACACGCCGCTTGCGACGAACGTATTGGCCGCCGTGCAGGCGATGTTGGCCCAGGTCGGCATCAATGTCGTGCCGCGCGCCGTCGATGCCCCGACCTATAATGGCATCGTGCTGAACCCCAATGCCGACGTATCGCAATTCCAGCTCGTCTATGCCGGCCTGCAGAACGGGCCTGATCCAAGCAATATCAATACCGGCCTCAACGAAAAGCAGATCCCGCCGGCGGGCGCCAATGTGGTGCGCGCGCGCATGCCCGATCTGACCAAGGCGCTCGATGCGGCGATTGCCGAAACGGACGCCGGCAAGCGTGATCAGCGCTACCAGGATGTCTGCAAGGTCATGAATAAGGATCTGCCCTGGGCGACCATGTGGGTGGCGAACCGCTATGGCGTGGTTTCGTCCAAGGTGAAGGATTTCATATGGACACCGGCGCCGGGCGGAGGGCCGTACATCGCGCATCCGGAAGCGTGGAAGCTCTCAAACTAG
- a CDS encoding DUF983 domain-containing protein has product MDTEYPPLSPLQTGLRCRCPRCGQGRLFDGFLTLRKQCEGCGLDYSFADPADGPAFFVICFACIPSVLLGVWLEVAFSAPVWVQFLVTGPFMLATCVPPLRPLKGWLVASQYFYKAEEGKLARLPATDAPRVTN; this is encoded by the coding sequence ATGGATACCGAATATCCCCCGCTGAGCCCACTGCAGACTGGCCTTCGTTGTCGTTGCCCGCGTTGCGGGCAGGGGCGTTTGTTCGATGGGTTCTTGACCCTTCGCAAGCAATGCGAAGGGTGTGGTCTCGATTATTCCTTCGCGGATCCCGCCGATGGGCCGGCTTTCTTTGTCATCTGCTTTGCCTGCATCCCGAGCGTCCTTCTCGGCGTCTGGCTGGAGGTGGCGTTCTCGGCGCCGGTGTGGGTGCAGTTTCTAGTGACTGGCCCCTTCATGCTGGCGACTTGCGTTCCACCATTGCGACCGTTGAAGGGGTGGCTGGTGGCGAGTCAGTACTTCTACAAGGCCGAGGAAGGCAAGCTCGCGCGCCTGCCGGCGACGGATGCGCCTCGTGTCACAAATTGA